The proteins below come from a single Psychrobacter sp. FDAARGOS_221 genomic window:
- a CDS encoding RsiV family protein, protein MYILSAHLPFILCSSSLGTQAESALSISDEFYFGEEGLVLVYQPYELGSFAQGFIELTIPYAMLEGVLRPEYL, encoded by the coding sequence TTGTATATTTTATCTGCTCACCTACCATTTATTTTATGTTCTAGCAGCCTTGGGACTCAAGCTGAGAGTGCGCTTTCTATCAGTGATGAGTTTTATTTTGGTGAAGAAGGTTTGGTACTGGTATATCAGCCGTATGAGTTAGGCTCCTTTGCACAGGGCTTTATCGAGTTAACTATTCCGTATGCGATGTTAGAGGGTGTGCTTAGACCGGAATATTTGTAA